In Micropterus dolomieu isolate WLL.071019.BEF.003 ecotype Adirondacks linkage group LG01, ASM2129224v1, whole genome shotgun sequence, the sequence CTGCTCGCCtctcattaaaaatataaaactactggatggattgctatgaaaCGACATTCCCATCTGCCTCAGCTAtacttgtgttttgtgctaataagcaaatgttagcatgctaacaaccTAAAGTAAGATGATGATTATGGTAAACATTAAAAACTAGCATTGTCACTGTAACAATAATGTGCTGGCGTTAGCCTTTAGCTCAAAGTGCGGTTGTAGACTACTACTAATTAGCAATGGCATATATCATTTCGAAACATCATATACCGGTGGGGAGTGGTACCCACAGATCGTCCCGATAGATGTAGCACCCATGTACATTCTGTTCTGTAGCAGGTGGAGGATGGTGACAAACTTACACTCTGGTCCCTCATCACTTTCACTCTCGCTCATGGAGCCGTAGTTAGCCACCAGGGAGCCCAGAGCTGAGCTCATCTGTTTGGGAGCCACAACCAGACCACTAGCCCCGGACTCAGCAGCCGGGTCCTCTCTGTCAGAATCTGGAAACACATGAGAAACATATTGCAATACAAATCAGTTTCCTAAAACACAGGTAGTTTGTCCCAGATGTCAGTATGTGACTTTATTTTCAAGGGGTCGTTTACAGTCTTTGAATACTGTGACCCATCACTCACCATGGTCACTGCTGGCCAGCGCTCCCAGTGGATCCCCGTCACTGCAGGGCTGGGTGAGGAATGGCGGTCTCCCTGTAGCGTTGCTGTCTGATGGGTGAGGGCCTCGCTGGTGTCGCCCACGAAACCCTCTGTTACCCCAGCCACGACCTCGTCCTCTGCCTCTCATTcgtctgtaaataaaatattaaagtctACATTTAGATCAGATGTCATGTCAAAGCAAATGAGCGCAAATTATTATTGTTCATGGTTGCAACAGAAGGGAAAAGAGGACAGATCTGTGCTAAATACATAATTCACCCAAACTGAGCTGTCTCTAGAACAGCTCCTGTCTCCTCCCGTACTGCCATCACTTTTTGCTTCCTTTCCATATTCTGAAGTGTTGGGTAGTTTCTGGGAAGACACATTAACACTCGAGTTGAACAACAACAATCACTCAGTTTTGCTCATTAGAAAAATCTATTTCAAATACAGAAAACCATTGTATAATATCATGGAATGGCTGCCACAGTTTCAACAATCTATTTGTGAATACTGACTTgcgcctctcctctctccattttGTAATCTCTTCTGGTGTGTCCAGCTTGATTCTTTTAGCTCCTGGTGCGTGGTTCTACAGACggaatataaaaacactgatatcagaaaaaagaaaataccagGAGCCTAAGTTCCAGATACGCTGCAAGTTATTTCACTTACATTTTTCCAGTGGATGCTGACTATTTTTTCATGAGCCATGAAGGTGCAGTCGGGCACAGAACACTGGACGAAAGACATTCAATGAAAAATCCGCATACCAATTTCCATAAATGACAGGGAATAAAGCACAATATACTCTATCAAAATACCTTGACATGTTGAGAAATGTGTTCGTCGTATTTGTCCTGGTTTTTGAAGCCTCGGTCACATGTGTCACAAAAGTGGGAATACTCTGGTTCCTTCTTATTTTTCTGCTGTGGGTTATAGACAGATCAGTGTTTGGCTGATCAGTGCACCGCTGTTGTGTGATCATAATTTGAGTGGCAATGTGCTAACAGACAGTTACCTTTTTCCCATGATTGTTGGGGGGCCCATAATTCTGTCTTCCGCCTTGATGTCCTCCTTGATGCCATTCACGACCATAGTTTTGACCTGAAGACAAAGCAGAAGTTAGAGGCATAACAGCATCGCACACAAACATCAATACCGCAATCTTTataacacatatatatatatacacacacacacacacacacacacacacacacacacacacNNNNNNNNNNNNNNNNNNNNNNNNNNNNNNNNNNNNNNNNNNNNNNNNNNNNNNNNNNNNNNNNNNNNNNNNNNNNNNNNNNNNNNNNNNNNNNNNNNNNtcacagacttcctgacggacaggaagcagcacgtcaAGAGGTCTCTGACACcgggaccatcagcaccggttcccctcaaggctgcgttctttcccctctgctcttctccctgtataccaacacctgcacctccagtcaccagtctgtcaagctcctgaagtttgcgggcgacaccaccctcattgggctcatctctggcggggatgagtctgcctacaggtgggagattggccatctggtgacctgctctgaagacagtggagatggtcgtggacttcaggaagagcccaagccccaccctcccccatcatcccgAGTGACTCCCccgtcgccactgtggactccctCCGCTTCccgggcaccatcatctcccaggacctcgaGTGGGAGcggaacatcacctccctcaccaagaaggcccagcagaggatgtacttcctgcggcagctgaagaagttcagcctgccaaagacaatgatggtgcacttctacaccgccatcattgagtccatcctcacctcctccatcaccatctgttacgctgctgccactgccagggacaagggcaNNNNNNNNNNNNNNNNNNNNGCCACTGTGGACTCCCTCCGCTTCccgggcaccatcatctcccaggacctcgagtgggagctgaacatcacctccctcaccaagaaggcccagcagaggatgtacttcctgcggcagctgaagaagttcagcctgccaaagacaatgatggtgcacttctacaccgccatcattgagtccatcctcacctcctccatcaccatctgttacgctgctgccactgccagggacaagggcaggctgcagcgtatcattcgctctgcagagaaggtgattgacTGCAATCTTGCATGGCTTCAGGACCtgcacgcctccaggactctgaggcgagcaggaaagactGCAGCAGCTGACGCCTCCCATCCCgttcacaaactgtttcagactctcccctctggcaagaggctgcggtccatcgggaccaaaacctctcgccacaaatatttgttgttaattgtaagttgttccattttttttatattattgtataaattttttttatattattgtatattatattgtcagttgtattatttttctctattcttcatatataacttgcatttgtttattacatatttctacatctatttatgtcagcctgcgtgtagcacctcaacaccaaagcaaattccttgtatgtgtaagaAGGTACTTGGCAACANNNNNNNNNNNNNNNNNNNNGGTGATTGACTGCAATCTTGCATGGCTTCAGGACCtgcacgcctccaggactctgaggcgagcaggaaagactGCAGCAGCTGACGCCTCCCATCCCgttcacaaactgtttcagactctcccctctggcaagaggctgcggtccatcgggaccaaaacctctcgccacaaatatttgttgttaattgtaagttgttccattttttttatattgtcagttgtattatttttctctattcttcatatataacttgcatttgtttattacatatttctacatctatttatgtcagctgtatgtctgtctgcgtgtagcacctcaaCACCAAAGAAGGTACTTGGCAacaaagctccttctgattctgacgTCGAGTTGTTAAATGGTCACCACTGGCAAGGATGGGggttgaacccatgaccttggTGTTATTAGCACCACGCTCTAACCATCTGAGCTAACCGGCCTGCTGTGTGGTGCTTCGTTCTTTCTTTTTGCTAACAAAATTCAATGCATAAAACAACAGGGAGAGACTAAAACAGACAATGGCTCCATACTGGATGTTAAACCTTTTTAACACCTCCCTGGagtcatgccatgtgccagcctgcttcaaagcctccaccatcatccctgtccccaaaaaaccaaggaccacgggactaaacgactacagacccgtcgccctgacctctgtggtgaTGAAGTCTTtggagcgccttgtgttgtccNNNNNNNNNNNNNNNNNNNNatattgtcagttgtattatttttctctattcttcatatataacttgcatttgtttattacatatttctacatctatttatgtcagcctgcgtgtagcacctcaacaccaaagcaaattccttgtatgtgtaagaAGGTACTTGGCAacaaagctccttctgattctgacgTCGAGTTGTTAAATGGACAGCACTGGCCAGTATGGGggttgaacccatgaccttggCGTTATTAGCACCACGCTCCAACCATCTGAGCTAACCGGCCTGCCGTGGGGtgcttctttatttctttttgctaAGAAAATTCAATGCATAAAACAACAGGGacagactaaaacagacaaTGGCTCCATACTGGATGTTAAGTCATGTGTGACCACCTTCCAGGTGAGCAGTACACTCAAAACCTTTGACCTGAGCCGCCTGCTTTTgtggttctttttttaaacaatttgtcctccagaagtaaaaaaaaaaagaaacggaCAAGTTTTGGATGTTGAGTCGTGTGCAAAGTGCCCCCAAGTCTATGCAAGCACAAATTGTTTAAACTTGAAAATACTCACTTCTTATACGGTCTGTCGCGACGGCTTTAAGTATTTCTCCATAAACAACGGAGGGGCCTTCAACCACGAAGGGACTCGAACCCTCAATCTTCTGATCCGAAGTCAGACGCCTTGTCCGTTAGGCCACGCGGTCCCGTTTCCCTTGCTCACATCTTACAACACTTGGTGATCTGGTCTTGTCAAAGCACTAAGAGTGGCCAGCTTGGGAATCAAACTCAAGATCTTGTAGCTTTTAGCGCCGTGCTAACAGTCACTGGATATCCTGTCATGTGTAAAGTCCTTGTAACTTGGCATAAGAGGGGCAGAATTTGTTTAAATCGGANNNNNNNNNNNNNNNNNNNNAATGGGGATGGattctgttttctttaacaacTGTTTGTTATATAAATCAGACAGACTTTTCAGTTGAGTACCTGTGATACTGCTCTGTCAGTTTAAGATAAACAAATGGTCAATCCCAGGTGGAAAGCAACAACAAGAGGTCCAACTTCTTTCACCTGTTCTATCTATTAATACATGTGCCTTAATATTACATTTAACTGTATACTTCCCTCCTACAGGACCTGCGAGACCCGCTGGAGCAaataacagacacacaggaaCAAGAAGATAAGAAGGAGAAGGCTCTACAGAGCAACACAGACAGGTGAAAGAAGAAAATTGTTTTAGGTTACCTGAAAAATCTTCTATCAATAATGAATCAAAAGTGGCCTGATGTGTGTTCACATACACAAAAAGTCTATCATACTATCTGGCTCTGTTTTCATGCCACTACTCTCGGCTCTCTGCCCTGtcatcattcacacacacacacacacacacacacacacacacacacacacacacacacacacacacacacacacacacacacacacacacacacacacacaNNNNNNNNNNNNNNNNNNNNtcacaaactgtttcagactctcccctctggcaagaggctgcggtccatcgggaccaaaacctctcgccacaaatatttgttgttaattgtaagttgttgttgttccatttttttatattgtcagttgtattatttttctctattcttcatatataacttgcatttgtttattacatctatttatgtcagctgtatgtctgtctgcgtgtagcatctcaacaccaaagcaaattccttgtatgtgtaagaAGGTACTTGGCAacaaagctccttctgattctgacgTCGAGTTGTTAAATGGTCACCACTGGCAAGGATGGGggttgaacccatgaccttggTGTTATTAGCACCACGCCCTAACCATCTGAGCTAATCGGCCTGCTGCGGGccgcttctttctttctttttgctaaGCCAGCATCAGTTGCCATTCGTAGGTCGTTTGTGACTCTAACCAaggctgtttctgtgctgtgtgcAGAGCGGAAAACCCGACTGGAATTATTCAAAAAGGTTGTTATGTTTGAGGTGGTCCTGGAGATGGGCGGCAACAACTTTTTCCAGTGTTCAATTAGATTACCAATACGTGGAATGTAATTTAGTACTtttaaagtattgtacttaagtacaaatttgagacTGTAAcctaaaacttcaattaatagtaCCCGACAAGGCTTCTAAttgacctgcgtttatttgtcaaaacgtgAAGCCACAACAGGTCAGTAAATAGCACAGGTGTCTAAATAGGACCAGGCTTTTAACTGAAGTCTTATGGAATATTTGACAGCTTAATAGTAACTTTAAAGATGCAGATTTTACATAGGCctacaaaacaagcaatattATGGACTAAACAACCCAATAGTGTAAAATAGTTCAAATGTGCTCCACCATGACCaat encodes:
- the LOC123974335 gene encoding nuclear fragile X mental retardation-interacting protein 1-like, yielding MFVCDAVMPLTSALSSGQNYGREWHQGGHQGGRQNYGPPNNHGKKQKNKKEPEYSHFCDTCDRGFKNQDKYDEHISQHVKCSVPDCTFMAHEKIVSIHWKNNHAPGAKRIKLDTPEEITKWREERRKNYPTLQNMERKQKVMAVREETGAVLETAQFGRMRGRGRGRGWGNRGFRGRHQRGPHPSDSNATGRPPFLTQPCSDGDPLGALASSDHDSDREDPAAESGASGLVVAPKQMSSALGSLVANYGSMSESESDEGPESTPIQRAKDLLRENQALLNTIPANSQDRGSSGGWGTSSQGTETHKGPQPDCALQTPHSRRGRGRRGGRGGRGGHQDTPQTRRPTLLEMLLAPDVRHERNVLLQCVRFVVRNNFFGLENRPQEGVKDKARPAIPAGEDEGRQKRPSEEARAVLQEVGGERSLAEETSKAVELDKNLPQNCEDQGLQSDQACAEPSRDLPASSAEQGAGDVIQNAEETTAKDCLDVTATDNITSTSNIYDDEIWESPGAVM